In a single window of the Mesorhizobium shangrilense genome:
- a CDS encoding M24 family metallopeptidase, translating into MALHFERTEYDARRDRLILEMIERKLDAIVLFAQESMYWLTGYDTFGFCFFQALVLKADGSMVLLTRSADLRQARHTSIIDNIVVWTDRADANPTVDLRNLLNDLDLLGRRIGVEYDTHGLTAFNGRRLDEQLQTFAQIIDASGIVGHLRLFKSPAEIKKVEKAAALADEAFDAALPLIKQGGDEGAILAAMQGAIFAGGGDYPANEFIIGSGPDALLCRYKAGRRKLNKNDQLTLEWAGVYHHYHAAMMRTVLTGKASKRHQELFDAAKDALLAVEAAMTPGNTFGDVFEAHARSMEANGLTKHRLNACGYSLGARFTPSWMDMPMFYQANPEPIAPDMTLFAHMIIMDSETETAMTLGRTYLTTESQPRPLSRHDLDLIVQ; encoded by the coding sequence ATGGCGCTGCATTTCGAACGCACCGAATACGACGCTCGGCGCGACCGCCTGATCCTGGAGATGATCGAGCGCAAGCTCGACGCCATCGTGCTGTTCGCCCAGGAGAGCATGTACTGGCTGACCGGCTACGACACGTTCGGTTTCTGCTTCTTCCAGGCGCTGGTGCTGAAGGCGGACGGCTCGATGGTGCTGCTGACGCGCTCGGCCGACCTGCGCCAGGCGCGCCATACCTCGATCATCGACAACATCGTCGTCTGGACGGATCGCGCCGACGCGAACCCGACGGTGGACCTGCGCAATCTGCTCAACGATCTTGATCTCCTGGGCCGGCGCATCGGCGTCGAATACGACACGCACGGCCTGACCGCCTTCAACGGCCGCAGGCTCGACGAGCAGTTGCAGACCTTCGCCCAGATCATCGACGCTTCGGGCATCGTCGGCCATCTGCGCCTCTTCAAGAGCCCGGCCGAGATCAAGAAGGTCGAGAAGGCCGCCGCGCTGGCCGACGAGGCCTTCGACGCGGCGCTGCCTCTGATCAAGCAGGGCGGCGACGAAGGCGCCATACTGGCAGCCATGCAGGGCGCGATCTTCGCCGGCGGCGGCGACTATCCGGCCAACGAGTTCATCATCGGCTCCGGTCCCGACGCGCTGCTGTGCCGCTACAAGGCGGGACGTCGCAAGCTCAACAAGAACGACCAGCTGACGCTGGAATGGGCGGGCGTCTATCACCACTATCACGCCGCCATGATGCGCACCGTGCTGACCGGCAAGGCCTCGAAACGCCATCAGGAACTGTTCGACGCGGCGAAGGACGCACTGCTCGCGGTGGAGGCGGCGATGACGCCGGGCAACACCTTCGGCGACGTCTTCGAGGCCCATGCGCGAAGCATGGAGGCGAACGGCCTGACCAAGCACCGGCTGAACGCCTGCGGCTATTCGCTCGGTGCCCGCTTCACGCCGTCGTGGATGGACATGCCGATGTTCTACCAGGCCAATCCGGAGCCGATCGCCCCCGACATGACGCTCTTCGCGCACATGATCATCATGGACTCCGAGACGGAAACGGCGATGACGCTGGGCCGCACCTATCTGACAACGGAATCGCAACCCCGGCCGCTCTCCCGTCATGATCTCGACTTGATCGTGCAGTGA
- a CDS encoding chromate resistance protein ChrB domain-containing protein, translating to MPRHISPHELIARVGLGKYPLLIDVRRPDALASSPVRLPAAIWRSHMQVSEWLPGLPPGKPIIVYCTHGHNVSEIAAAGIAARGANVTILEGGLEGWIGAGGPVVGRSAPGLEDGLPSPSVWVTRERPKIDRIACPWLLRRFVDPFAIVHFVAPQWVADIAGETGWIPFDVENVHYSHRGDQCTFDTMIAEFGISDPALLHLARIVRGADTARPELEPQAAGLLAVSLGLSAIEPDDRVQLEAHNWPARTA from the coding sequence ATGCCCAGACATATCTCTCCCCATGAACTGATTGCCCGGGTCGGGCTCGGAAAATACCCGCTGCTCATTGACGTCCGCCGGCCGGATGCGCTCGCGTCGTCGCCCGTGCGCCTGCCCGCCGCCATCTGGCGCAGTCATATGCAGGTTTCGGAATGGCTGCCCGGCCTGCCGCCCGGAAAACCCATCATCGTCTACTGCACCCACGGCCACAATGTCAGCGAGATTGCCGCTGCCGGGATTGCCGCGCGCGGCGCCAACGTGACGATCCTCGAGGGAGGTCTGGAGGGCTGGATCGGTGCGGGCGGACCGGTGGTCGGCCGCTCCGCGCCGGGACTTGAGGATGGTCTGCCATCGCCAAGCGTCTGGGTCACGCGCGAAAGGCCCAAGATCGACCGGATCGCGTGCCCGTGGCTGTTGCGACGCTTCGTTGATCCTTTCGCGATCGTCCACTTCGTGGCCCCTCAATGGGTGGCCGACATCGCCGGTGAGACCGGCTGGATCCCGTTCGACGTCGAAAACGTGCACTATTCGCATCGCGGCGACCAATGCACCTTCGACACCATGATCGCCGAATTCGGCATTTCGGACCCTGCTTTGCTTCACCTCGCGAGAATCGTCCGCGGTGCCGACACGGCGCGTCCCGAACTCGAGCCGCAGGCGGCCGGGCTGCTCGCCGTCTCGCTTGGCCTGTCGGCGATCGAACCGGACGACCGGGTCCAGCTCGAGGCCCACAACTGGCCGGCAAGGACCGCCTGA
- a CDS encoding ribose-phosphate pyrophosphokinase, whose translation MKLFAGNSNRVLAEAVARYLNIPLGKASVRRFADQEIFVEIQENVRGEDVFVLQSTSFPANDHLMELLIMMDAFMRSSARRVTAVIPYFGYARQDRRASGRTPISAKLVANLIAHAGAHRVLTLDLHAGQIQGFFDIPTDNLFAAPVITRDIKAKYNTSNVMVVSPDVGGVVRARAVAKRIDAQLAIVDKRRERPGESEVMNIIGDVHGKDCMMIDDIVDSGGTLCNAAEALLANGATSVTAYITHGVLSGGAVQRITSSKLKELVITDSIQPTQSVIDAPNIRVLPISDLIGEAISRTATEESVSSLFD comes from the coding sequence ATGAAACTCTTCGCAGGCAATTCCAACCGGGTGCTGGCTGAAGCGGTCGCCCGCTATCTCAACATCCCTCTCGGAAAGGCTAGCGTTCGGCGCTTCGCCGACCAGGAGATTTTTGTCGAGATCCAGGAGAACGTGCGCGGCGAGGACGTCTTCGTCCTGCAGTCCACGTCCTTCCCGGCGAACGACCACCTGATGGAACTGCTGATCATGATGGACGCCTTCATGCGGTCCTCGGCACGACGCGTCACGGCGGTGATCCCCTATTTCGGCTATGCCCGGCAGGACCGCCGCGCCTCGGGCCGCACCCCGATCTCGGCCAAGCTGGTCGCCAACCTGATCGCGCATGCCGGCGCCCACCGCGTGCTGACGCTCGACCTGCACGCCGGCCAGATTCAGGGCTTCTTCGACATCCCGACCGACAACCTGTTCGCCGCCCCTGTCATCACCCGTGACATCAAGGCGAAGTACAACACCTCCAACGTCATGGTGGTCTCGCCCGACGTCGGCGGCGTGGTCCGCGCGCGTGCGGTCGCCAAGCGCATCGATGCGCAGCTCGCCATCGTCGACAAGCGGCGCGAGCGGCCGGGCGAGTCGGAGGTCATGAACATCATCGGCGACGTGCACGGCAAGGACTGCATGATGATCGACGACATCGTCGATTCGGGCGGCACGCTCTGCAATGCGGCCGAGGCGCTGCTCGCCAACGGCGCCACCAGCGTCACCGCATACATCACCCACGGCGTGCTTTCGGGCGGCGCTGTCCAGCGCATCACCTCGTCCAAGCTGAAGGAGCTGGTCATCACCGACTCCATCCAGCCGACCCAGAGCGTGATCGACGCCCCCAACATCCGCGTCCTGCCGATCAGCGACCTCATCGGCGAGGCGATCTCGCGCACGGCGACCGAGGAATCGGTTTCGAGCCTGTTCGACTAG
- the chrA gene encoding chromate efflux transporter — protein MDLAASNRVTFGEAVRVFAKVGLLSFGGPAGQISLMHRILVDEKRWIDDARFLHALNYCMLLPGPEAMQLATYVGWLLHGVRGGLVAGLLFVLPGAVVITLLSAVYLLLGDVPVVDGLLFGMKAAVLAIVLDALIRISSRALQDGAAVAIAVAAFAAIAFLKLPFPVIIAVAALYGAVAGHRQPANLRGAMPDAGARPGIASFLSTVAVWTVIWFAPLAFIALLLGPEHVYAAEAGFFSKVAMVTFGGAYAVLAYVAQQAVDIHHWLKPDEMLTGIGLAETTPGPLILVLVFVGFLGGARLSGFDPLVGGLGGALVTLWFTFVPCFLWIFAGAPYVETVRNIRWLASALAAVTAAVVGVIANLAIWFGLHVLFATVGEVSVGPLALPLPEWGSIDLAAVAIALAAAVALVRFKANMLAVLGAAMVAGMVLSGF, from the coding sequence ATGGATCTCGCCGCAAGCAATCGCGTCACCTTCGGCGAAGCCGTCCGCGTCTTCGCCAAGGTCGGCCTGCTCTCCTTCGGCGGGCCGGCCGGGCAGATCAGCCTCATGCACCGCATCCTCGTCGACGAGAAGCGCTGGATCGACGATGCCCGCTTCCTGCATGCGCTCAACTACTGCATGCTGTTGCCCGGTCCTGAGGCGATGCAACTCGCCACCTATGTCGGCTGGCTGCTTCACGGCGTGCGCGGCGGGCTGGTCGCCGGCCTGCTTTTCGTGCTGCCCGGGGCTGTCGTCATCACCCTCCTGTCCGCGGTCTATCTCCTGCTCGGAGACGTGCCGGTCGTGGACGGTCTGCTGTTCGGCATGAAGGCCGCGGTGCTGGCCATCGTGCTCGATGCGCTGATCCGTATCTCCAGCCGGGCGCTCCAGGATGGCGCTGCCGTTGCCATCGCCGTGGCTGCCTTCGCGGCGATCGCCTTCCTCAAACTGCCGTTTCCCGTGATCATCGCGGTGGCCGCCCTGTACGGGGCGGTCGCCGGGCATCGTCAGCCCGCGAATCTACGGGGTGCGATGCCCGACGCCGGGGCGAGGCCGGGTATCGCGAGTTTCCTCTCGACCGTCGCGGTCTGGACCGTCATCTGGTTCGCGCCGCTTGCCTTCATTGCACTGCTGCTGGGACCAGAACACGTCTATGCAGCCGAGGCCGGCTTTTTCTCGAAGGTCGCCATGGTGACCTTCGGCGGCGCCTATGCGGTGCTCGCCTATGTCGCGCAGCAGGCGGTGGACATCCACCACTGGCTCAAGCCCGACGAGATGCTGACGGGGATCGGGCTTGCCGAAACCACGCCGGGCCCGCTGATCCTGGTGCTGGTGTTCGTCGGATTCCTCGGCGGCGCGCGCCTGTCGGGTTTCGATCCGCTTGTCGGCGGGCTGGGCGGGGCGCTGGTGACGCTCTGGTTCACCTTCGTCCCGTGCTTCCTGTGGATTTTTGCAGGCGCGCCCTATGTCGAGACGGTGCGCAACATACGCTGGCTCGCAAGCGCGCTCGCGGCGGTGACTGCGGCAGTCGTCGGCGTCATCGCAAATCTGGCGATCTGGTTCGGCCTGCACGTGCTGTTCGCGACGGTAGGGGAGGTGAGCGTAGGCCCGTTGGCGCTGCCGCTGCCGGAGTGGGGCAGCATCGACCTGGCCGCCGTGGCCATCGCGCTGGCTGCCGCCGTCGCGCTGGTCCGGTTCAAGGCGAACATGCTGGCGGTGCTCGGCGCGGCGATGGTCGCGGGAATGGTTCTGTCGGGATTTTAG